The bacterium genome has a window encoding:
- a CDS encoding DNA integrity scanning protein DisA nucleotide-binding domain protein encodes TDGLRYYIERGVKIGAQVTPELLVTIFTEKSPLHDGATIIRNGMVASAGTMLPLADPPGLSRKYGARHRAAIGISEESDALALVVSEERQVASIARNGKLTEYTINELGKLRSDLTKIFGVD; translated from the coding sequence ACACCGACGGCTTAAGGTACTACATCGAGCGCGGGGTGAAAATCGGCGCCCAGGTGACGCCGGAGCTCCTGGTGACCATCTTCACCGAGAAGAGCCCGCTGCACGACGGTGCGACCATCATCCGCAACGGGATGGTGGCCTCGGCGGGTACGATGCTGCCGCTGGCCGATCCGCCGGGGCTTTCGCGCAAGTACGGCGCCCGGCACCGCGCCGCCATCGGCATCTCCGAGGAGTCCGACGCCTTGGCCCTCGTGGTATCCGAGGAGCGCCAGGTGGCCTCCATCGCCCGCAACGGCAAGCTCACCGAGTACACCATCAACGAGCTCGGCAAGCTGCGCTCCGATCTGACGAAGATTTTCGGCGTGGACTAG